One Sphingomonas sp. KR3-1 DNA segment encodes these proteins:
- a CDS encoding serine hydrolase domain-containing protein, with protein MIDRRTILQGSLATGVAALAPLPASARAVKDDPLIDAFVKANGFTGTIVRAKAGKLLYARNFGMADIAAARPATTDTVYGIASISKFLTSVTVLKLVEAGRLSLDAPIATLLPGYRADTGAKVRLAHLLSNTSGIPNDYIAALKAEPALLTTDIGTADSVRRFASGDLAFEPGAKFDYAMTNWFLVIAIVEAATGKPFQQAMRAITLDPLGLAHTSAAAGVEIAPGAALSYRTLEPPVEWPNPRTPITAASGGYYSNAPDLVRAGHLVFDAGFLSPASLQALRTVRVPDQDYALGGRVRTMTIGGKPVEAAWETGRTAGYRTLLAHRYDTREAMVLLNNSGISQKAIDLFTDSLFGAEPRA; from the coding sequence ATGATCGATCGACGCACCATTTTGCAGGGCAGCCTCGCCACCGGCGTCGCCGCGCTGGCGCCGCTGCCGGCATCCGCCCGGGCCGTCAAGGACGATCCCCTGATCGACGCGTTCGTCAAGGCGAACGGGTTCACCGGCACGATCGTGCGGGCAAAGGCCGGCAAGCTCCTCTACGCCCGCAATTTCGGCATGGCCGACATCGCCGCCGCCAGGCCGGCGACCACCGATACGGTGTACGGCATCGCCTCGATCTCCAAGTTCCTCACCAGCGTGACCGTCCTCAAGCTGGTCGAAGCGGGCAGGCTCTCGCTCGACGCGCCGATCGCGACGCTGCTGCCGGGCTACCGCGCGGACACCGGCGCCAAGGTCCGGCTCGCGCACCTGCTGTCAAACACCAGCGGCATCCCCAACGACTATATCGCCGCGCTCAAGGCCGAGCCCGCGCTGCTTACCACCGATATCGGCACCGCCGACTCGGTGCGCCGCTTCGCCTCGGGCGATCTCGCCTTCGAGCCGGGCGCGAAGTTCGATTATGCGATGACCAACTGGTTCCTCGTCATCGCGATCGTCGAGGCGGCGACGGGCAAGCCCTTCCAGCAGGCAATGCGCGCGATCACGCTCGATCCGCTCGGCCTCGCCCACACCAGCGCAGCGGCGGGCGTCGAGATCGCGCCCGGCGCGGCGCTATCCTATCGCACGCTCGAGCCCCCGGTCGAATGGCCCAATCCGCGCACCCCGATCACGGCGGCGTCGGGCGGCTATTACAGCAATGCGCCCGACCTCGTCCGCGCCGGCCACCTGGTGTTCGACGCCGGCTTCCTGTCGCCGGCGTCGCTTCAGGCGCTGCGCACCGTGCGCGTGCCCGATCAGGACTATGCGCTCGGCGGCAGGGTGCGGACGATGACGATCGGCGGCAAACCAGTGGAGGCGGCATGGGAAACCGGGCGCACCGCGGGCTACCGCACCCTGCTCGCGCATCGCTACGACACGCGCGAGGCGATGGTGCTGCTCAACAACAGCGGGATTTCGCAAAAGGCGATCGACCTGTTCACCGACAGCCTGTTCGGTGCGGAGCCGCGGGCCTAG
- a CDS encoding Ppx/GppA family phosphatase translates to MSTLLFRKARTKPQPVDGRTAIIDIGSNSVRLVVYQGSARLPATLFNEKVMAGLGRGLAETGAIDAGSLAVARGALARFATLAREMQVSELRTVATAAVRDASNGRELIDAARNLGLEVETLSGEEEAMASGLGVLSGIPEADGIVGDLGGGSLELVRVVAGTVTDRVSFPLGVLRLGAVRAEGKGALERRVTRLLTDAGWKGRGKGLPFYLVGGSWRSLARLDMHLRHYPLPVAHQYPMAVTRIAELASSIAVMPKSDLKAIPNISSARVGSLEDAAMLLGHVLRQLGSSGTIVSAYGLREGLLYQRLSAEERQQDPLIAATRDEGERLGRFAEHGDLLDQWIAPLFAGEPPELARLRQAACQLVDVGWHANPEFRAERGLDAALHGNWVAIDSSGRAALGQALYTALGGGLDTPAPLQQLADDDTLWRAKLWGLAIRLGQRLSGGVAAPIRRSELHIDAETLALVLDPADEALYGEAVEKRHKALAAAFGRQPVLEV, encoded by the coding sequence ATGAGCACGCTCCTGTTCCGCAAGGCACGCACCAAGCCCCAGCCCGTCGACGGCCGCACCGCGATCATCGACATCGGCTCCAACTCGGTGCGCCTGGTGGTCTATCAGGGCTCGGCGCGCTTGCCGGCGACCTTGTTCAACGAAAAGGTGATGGCCGGCCTCGGGCGCGGCCTGGCCGAGACCGGCGCGATCGACGCCGGCAGCCTCGCCGTCGCCCGCGGCGCGCTCGCCCGCTTCGCCACGCTGGCGCGCGAGATGCAGGTGAGCGAGCTGCGCACCGTCGCCACCGCGGCCGTGCGCGACGCCTCCAACGGCCGCGAGCTGATCGACGCCGCGCGCAACCTCGGCCTCGAAGTCGAGACGCTGTCGGGCGAGGAAGAGGCGATGGCCTCGGGGCTGGGCGTGCTCTCGGGCATTCCCGAAGCCGATGGCATCGTCGGCGACCTTGGCGGCGGCTCGCTCGAGCTGGTCCGCGTCGTCGCCGGCACGGTCACCGATCGCGTGTCGTTCCCGCTCGGTGTGCTGCGCCTCGGCGCAGTCCGGGCGGAGGGGAAAGGCGCGCTCGAACGCCGCGTGACCAGGCTGCTCACCGACGCCGGGTGGAAGGGGCGGGGCAAGGGGCTGCCCTTCTACCTGGTCGGCGGCTCGTGGCGCAGCCTGGCGCGGCTCGACATGCACCTGCGCCACTATCCGCTGCCGGTCGCGCACCAATATCCGATGGCGGTCACCCGCATCGCCGAGCTGGCCAGCTCGATCGCGGTGATGCCCAAGTCCGATCTCAAGGCGATCCCCAACATCTCCAGCGCGCGCGTCGGCTCGCTCGAGGACGCCGCGATGCTGCTCGGCCATGTCCTCCGGCAGCTCGGCAGCAGCGGCACGATCGTATCCGCCTATGGCCTGCGCGAAGGGCTGCTCTACCAGCGCCTCTCCGCCGAGGAACGCCAGCAGGACCCGCTGATCGCCGCTACCCGCGACGAGGGCGAGCGGCTCGGCCGCTTCGCCGAGCATGGCGACCTGCTCGACCAGTGGATCGCGCCGCTCTTCGCCGGCGAGCCGCCCGAACTCGCCCGGCTGCGCCAGGCCGCCTGCCAGCTGGTGGACGTCGGCTGGCACGCCAATCCGGAGTTCCGTGCCGAACGCGGCCTCGATGCGGCGCTGCACGGCAATTGGGTGGCGATCGATTCGAGCGGCCGCGCCGCGCTCGGCCAGGCGCTCTACACTGCGCTCGGCGGCGGGCTCGACACCCCGGCGCCGCTCCAACAGCTCGCCGACGACGACACGCTGTGGCGCGCCAAGCTCTGGGGCCTCGCCATCCGCCTCGGCCAGCGCCTCTCGGGCGGCGTCGCCGCGCCGATCCGGCGCTCCGAGCTGCACATCGACGCGGAGACGCTTGCGCTGGTCCTCGATCCGGCGGACGAGGCGCTCTACGGCGAAGCGGTCGAGAAGCGCCACAAGGCGCTGGCGGCAGCGTTCGGGCGCCAGCCGGTGCTCGAGGTCTAG
- a CDS encoding chromosomal replication initiator DnaA, which translates to MTQLRLPLGLPEARETEFLVSDSNSRAVHQLEHWGTWPVMSALLVGPRKSGRSLLARIFAAKTGARIFDDADLGKEAEVFHAWNQAQADHRPLLIVAQAAPPEWAVKLPDLKSRLAASPLLELGPPDDALIPQLLERAFERHLLHAKPDVIAWIARRIERSHIAILRVADALELEAGKRLSIPAVRATLATTGLITETDGD; encoded by the coding sequence ATGACGCAGCTTCGCCTGCCGCTTGGACTGCCCGAGGCGCGCGAGACGGAATTCCTGGTCAGCGACTCCAATTCCCGCGCGGTCCATCAGCTCGAACATTGGGGAACCTGGCCGGTGATGTCGGCGCTGCTCGTCGGCCCGCGCAAGTCCGGCCGCAGCCTGCTTGCGCGCATCTTCGCCGCCAAGACCGGCGCGCGGATCTTCGACGATGCCGATCTCGGCAAGGAGGCCGAGGTGTTCCACGCCTGGAACCAGGCCCAGGCCGATCACCGCCCGCTGCTGATCGTGGCGCAGGCCGCGCCGCCCGAATGGGCGGTGAAGCTGCCCGATCTCAAGTCGCGCCTCGCCGCCTCGCCGCTGCTCGAGCTCGGCCCGCCCGACGACGCGCTCATCCCCCAGCTGCTCGAGCGCGCCTTCGAGCGCCACTTGCTCCACGCCAAGCCCGACGTGATCGCCTGGATCGCCCGGCGGATCGAGCGCAGCCATATCGCGATCCTGCGCGTTGCCGATGCATTGGAGCTGGAGGCGGGGAAGCGCTTGTCGATACCCGCGGTCCGGGCCACATTGGCCACGACTGGTCTCATAACCGAAACGGACGGCGACTAA
- a CDS encoding RNA degradosome polyphosphate kinase has translation MRAVEEGSMTELPEDSTRYFNRELSWLAFNRRVMEEACNPAQPLLERLRFLSISGSNFDEFFMVRVAGLMGQQLQNVEARSVDGLTPSQQLEAISAEAEALADNQQGVWVDIRGDLTETGIFVLDAAEIEGETEAWLETHFRDQIFPILTPQALDPAHPFPFIPNQGSSVIFDLVRKSDREPVRELVLLPTALKRFVRLPGTPARYVAVETVLKHFSHLLFPGYTLLGAAAFRVLRDSDLEIEEEAEDLVMTFRSAIKRRRRGRVIRLEMEESISPELEAVLKEELGGSEALLTETGGFLGIGDLAMLVDEDRPDLKFTPFSARFPERIREYGGDCFAAIKAKDIVVHHPYESFDVVLSFLGQAAADPDVVAIKQTLYRAGKQPQVINALISAAEAGKSVTAVVELKARFDEEQNLYWATALERAGVQVVYGFIDWKTHAKVSMVVRREGNGYRTYCHFGTGNYHPVTARIYTDISFFTADPRIGRDAAQIFNYVTGYVEPQGLELLGISPRDLRNNLVGLIDDEIAHARAGRPGAIWAKMNSLVDPAVIEKLYEASNAGVEIELIIRGICCLRPGVPGMSEHIKVKSIVGRFLEHSRIWAFGNGKALPNDGAKVYISSADWMQRNFDRRVEFMLPILNKTVHDQVLDQVMVANLLDNEQSWVLQSDGHYTRVEPGEDGSFNLHRYFMTNPSLSGRGAALDARKPVPKLQLKRRGTRAKAKG, from the coding sequence ATGCGCGCCGTTGAAGAGGGTTCGATGACCGAATTGCCGGAAGATTCCACACGTTACTTCAACCGCGAGCTGAGCTGGCTCGCGTTCAACCGCCGCGTGATGGAAGAGGCGTGCAACCCCGCCCAGCCGCTGCTCGAGCGGCTTCGCTTCCTGTCGATCTCCGGCTCGAACTTCGACGAGTTCTTCATGGTCCGCGTCGCCGGCCTGATGGGCCAGCAGCTCCAGAATGTGGAGGCGCGCTCGGTCGACGGGCTCACGCCCAGCCAGCAGCTCGAGGCGATTTCCGCCGAGGCCGAGGCGCTGGCCGACAACCAGCAGGGCGTCTGGGTCGATATCCGCGGCGACCTGACCGAGACCGGCATCTTCGTGCTCGACGCCGCCGAGATCGAGGGCGAGACCGAGGCCTGGCTGGAAACCCATTTCCGCGACCAGATCTTCCCGATCCTTACCCCCCAGGCGCTCGATCCGGCGCACCCGTTCCCGTTCATCCCCAACCAGGGGTCGAGCGTGATCTTCGATCTGGTCCGCAAGTCGGACCGCGAGCCGGTGCGCGAGCTGGTGCTGCTTCCCACCGCGCTCAAGCGCTTCGTCCGGCTGCCCGGCACGCCGGCGCGCTATGTCGCGGTCGAGACGGTGCTCAAGCATTTCTCGCACCTGCTCTTCCCCGGCTACACGCTGCTCGGCGCCGCCGCCTTCCGCGTGCTGCGCGACAGCGACCTCGAGATCGAGGAAGAGGCCGAGGATCTGGTGATGACCTTCCGCTCGGCGATCAAGCGCCGGCGGCGGGGCCGGGTGATCCGCCTCGAGATGGAGGAGAGCATCTCGCCCGAACTGGAAGCGGTGCTCAAGGAGGAGCTGGGCGGCAGCGAGGCGTTGCTCACCGAGACCGGCGGCTTCCTCGGCATCGGCGACCTGGCGATGCTGGTCGACGAGGACCGGCCCGACCTCAAGTTCACGCCCTTCTCGGCGCGCTTTCCCGAGCGGATCCGCGAATATGGCGGCGATTGCTTCGCGGCGATCAAGGCCAAGGACATCGTCGTCCACCACCCCTATGAGAGCTTCGACGTCGTGCTCTCCTTCCTCGGCCAGGCGGCAGCCGATCCCGACGTGGTGGCGATCAAGCAGACGCTCTACCGCGCCGGCAAGCAGCCCCAGGTGATCAACGCGCTGATCAGCGCGGCCGAGGCGGGCAAGTCGGTGACCGCGGTGGTCGAATTGAAGGCCCGCTTCGACGAGGAGCAGAACCTCTATTGGGCAACGGCACTCGAGCGCGCCGGCGTCCAGGTCGTCTATGGCTTCATCGACTGGAAGACGCACGCCAAGGTCTCGATGGTCGTGCGGCGCGAGGGCAATGGCTATCGCACCTATTGCCACTTCGGCACCGGCAACTACCACCCGGTCACCGCGCGCATCTACACCGATATCAGCTTCTTCACCGCCGATCCGCGCATCGGCCGCGATGCCGCGCAGATCTTCAACTATGTCACCGGCTATGTGGAGCCGCAGGGGCTCGAGCTGCTCGGCATCTCCCCGCGCGACCTACGCAACAACCTGGTCGGGCTGATCGACGACGAGATCGCCCATGCCCGCGCCGGGCGTCCGGGCGCGATCTGGGCCAAGATGAACTCGCTGGTCGACCCCGCGGTGATCGAGAAGCTCTACGAGGCGAGCAATGCCGGCGTGGAGATCGAGCTGATCATCCGCGGCATCTGCTGCCTGCGCCCCGGCGTCCCCGGCATGTCCGAGCACATCAAGGTCAAGTCGATCGTCGGCCGCTTCCTCGAGCACAGTCGCATCTGGGCATTCGGCAACGGCAAGGCGCTGCCCAATGACGGCGCCAAGGTCTACATCTCCTCGGCCGACTGGATGCAGCGCAATTTCGATCGCCGCGTCGAGTTCATGCTGCCGATCCTCAACAAGACGGTGCACGATCAGGTGCTCGACCAGGTGATGGTCGCGAACCTGCTCGACAATGAGCAGAGCTGGGTGCTGCAGAGCGACGGCCATTACACGCGGGTCGAGCCCGGCGAGGACGGCAGCTTCAACCTGCATCGCTATTTCATGACCAATCCGTCGCTTTCGGGCCGCGGCGCCGCGCTCGATGCCCGCAAGCCGGTGCCCAAGCTCCAGTTGAAGCGCCGCGGAACAAGGGCCAAGGCCAAGGGATGA